The following are encoded in a window of Diorhabda sublineata isolate icDioSubl1.1 chromosome 3, icDioSubl1.1, whole genome shotgun sequence genomic DNA:
- the LOC130440919 gene encoding fructose-bisphosphate aldolase-like: MTTSWNYPDQATQDELKKIASAIVAPGKGILAADESVATMGKRLADIGVENTEENRRKYRQLLLTTDKSLADNISGVIFFHETVYQKADDGTPFPELLNKKGIIPGIKVDTGVVPLFGSNNECTTQGLDDLAKRCAQYKKDGCHFAKWRCVLKISPNTPSIQSLIENANVLARYASICQANRIVPIVEPEILPDGDHDILTCQKTTETVLSYVYKALADHNVFLEGTLLKPNMVTAGQACPNKATPEQVAEATVTAFQRRVPAAVPGVTFLSGGQSEEEATVNLNAINKFPGKKPWTLTFSYGRALQASVLRAWQGKDENVQAGQQELLKRAKANGEASMGKYVAGSVEGKAGDAGLFIKNHAY; this comes from the exons ATGACTACCTCTTGGAATTACCCCGATCAGGCCACTCAAGATGAACTCAAGAAAATTGCTTCGGCAATTGTCGCTCCAGGCAAAGGTATCCTCGCAGCCGACGAATCGGTAGCAACTATGGGAAAACGACTAGCCGACATTGGTGTTGAAAATACCGAAGAGAATCGCCGCAAATACAG ACAACTACTTCTTACCACCGACAAGTCACTCGCCGATAACATTTCTGGTGTAATCTTTTTCCACGAAACTGTCTACCAAAAAGCTGATGATGGTACTCCTTTCCCagaacttttgaataaaaaaggaataattCCCGGAATTAAGGTCGACACTGGCGTTGTACCACTTTTTGGAAGTAACAATGAATGTACCACTCAag gtTTGGACGATTTGGCTAAACGATGCGCTCAATATAAAAAAGATGGATGCCATTTTGCTAAATGGCGTTGCGTTTTGAAAATTTCCCCAAATACACCATCTATTCAATCTTTAATTGAAAACGCGAATGTATTAGCCCGTTATGCTTCAATCTGCCAGGCTAACAGAATTGTTCCCATTGTGGAACCAGAAATTTTACCTGATGGTGATCATGATATTTTAACTTGTCAAAAGACAACTGAAACAGTTTTATCTTACGTTTACAAG gCTCTTGCTGATCACAATGTTTTCCTGGAAGGTACCCTTTTGAAACCAAATATGGTTACAGCAGGTCAAGCTTGTCCAAACAAAGCTACTCCTGAACAAGTAGCAGAAGCTACAGTTACGGCTTTCCAACGCAGAGTCCCTGCTGCTGTGCCTGGAGTAACATTTTTGTCTGGAGGACAGTCTGAAGAAGAAGCTACAGTTAACTTAAACGCTATTAATAA GTTCCCCGGAAAGAAACCCTGGACGCTCACCTTTAGCTACGGCCGTGCTCTCCAAGCTTCAGTCCTTAGAGCATGGCAAGGAAAAGATGAAAATGTCCAAGCTGGTCAACAGGAATTATTAAAACGTGCAAAG gCTAATGGTGAAGCTTCTATGGGTAAATATGTAGCTGGTAGTGTAGAAGGAAAGGCTGGAGATGCTGGtctatttatcaaaaatcacGCATATTAG